The following are encoded together in the Spiroplasma apis B31 genome:
- a CDS encoding FMN-dependent NADH-azoreductase has protein sequence MSKKVLVISGTVSPADKSYSIALSEKFIEEYSKINKEDEIIYLDLNKEVMAQKTLTRDNFKEFFNEEDSIKYINQLKSVDKVIISSPMNNFAVTAMIKNYLDHILMADQTFSYKYVKKGDAKGLLEHLKVQILTTQGAPYGWYPFGDHTAYLKGTWEFVGAKVNEPILFAGTKVEPISKQTPKEAIESISSKIKEIAAKF, from the coding sequence ATGTCAAAAAAAGTATTAGTAATTTCTGGTACAGTAAGTCCAGCTGATAAATCATATTCAATTGCTTTATCTGAAAAATTTATCGAAGAGTATTCTAAAATAAACAAAGAAGATGAAATTATTTATTTAGATTTGAATAAAGAAGTGATGGCTCAAAAAACTTTAACAAGAGATAATTTCAAAGAATTTTTTAATGAAGAAGATTCAATAAAATATATCAATCAATTAAAGTCAGTTGATAAAGTAATCATTTCTAGTCCAATGAATAATTTTGCCGTTACTGCTATGATCAAAAACTATTTAGATCATATTTTAATGGCTGATCAAACTTTTTCGTATAAGTATGTTAAAAAAGGTGATGCTAAAGGATTGTTGGAACACTTAAAAGTTCAAATCTTAACAACGCAAGGAGCTCCCTATGGTTGGTATCCATTTGGAGATCACACTGCTTATCTTAAAGGTACATGGGAATTTGTTGGGGCAAAAGTTAATGAACCAATATTATTCGCTGGTACTAAAGTTGAACCAATATCAAAACAAACACCAAAAGAAGCAATTGAAAGCATTTCTTCTAAGATAAAAGAAATTGCTGCTAAATTTTAA
- the udk gene encoding uridine kinase: protein MRKVTIILIAGGSASGKSTVSRKIADEILDKESVVRICMDSYYKDYSNLSKKERSNLNFDHPNSIDIELLCKHLDELKEGKSVDVPIYDFTTHSQSGKTRKINSSDVIILDGILALHIEELRKRADIKIFIRTDDDIRFIRRMIRDVKERGRELDDIVNQYLTTVRPMYKHFVETSIDFADIIIPYYEGNYIAIDMIATKIRSICRKNKRNLK, encoded by the coding sequence ATGAGAAAAGTCACAATAATTTTAATTGCTGGTGGTAGTGCTAGCGGAAAATCTACTGTTTCTAGAAAAATAGCCGATGAAATATTAGATAAAGAATCTGTAGTTAGAATTTGTATGGATAGTTATTACAAGGATTATAGTAATTTATCCAAAAAAGAACGTAGTAATCTCAATTTTGATCATCCAAATTCAATTGATATAGAATTATTATGCAAACATTTGGATGAATTAAAAGAAGGTAAAAGTGTAGATGTTCCAATTTATGATTTTACAACACATTCTCAATCAGGAAAAACCAGAAAAATCAACTCAAGTGATGTGATTATTTTAGATGGTATTTTAGCTTTACATATCGAAGAGCTAAGAAAGAGAGCAGATATAAAAATATTCATTAGAACTGATGACGATATCAGGTTTATTAGAAGAATGATTAGAGATGTTAAAGAACGCGGTAGGGAACTTGATGATATTGTTAACCAATATTTAACAACAGTTCGTCCAATGTATAAGCACTTTGTGGAGACATCTATTGATTTTGCAGATATAATAATTCCTTATTACGAAGGAAATTATATCGCTATTGATATGATTGCAACGAAAATAAGAAGTATATGTAGAAAAAATAAAAGAAATTTAAAGTAA
- the parE gene encoding DNA topoisomerase IV subunit B produces MAETKKDLLYTEDSIQVLEGLDAVRKRPGMYIGSTDVKGLHHLVWEIVDNSIDEALAGVCTEINVTLEKDGSITVKDNGRGVPIGMYKGTNKSTPEIIFSVLHAGGKFGGDGYKTSGGLHGVGSSVVNALSSKFKVTIYRDGVISKIKFSKGGKLSQPLKQVGTSKTTGTMVNFTPDETIFSTTKFSFSTISERLKESALLNSGLKLTLKDERSTKYVEYKYENGLIEFVNELKGQQKTLCNPIIIKGSELDIDVEIALTYSDDFSETVLGFANNVKTSDGGTHITGFRSGLIKSLNEYAKSHSLIKEKDKKLDSSDIKEGLIAVVTVKIPESLIQYEGQTKGKLGTSEAKQACEKITEQSFNFWLQENKTIAIAIIEKALLARKAREEARKARQAIRDQKTKTKGKTMLGKLTPAQGKNKAINELFLVEGDSAGGSAKSGRDRKFQAILPLKGKVINAEKTKLVDLLKNEEITTIINAIGAGIGSDFDVEDINYGKIILMTDADTDGAHIQTLLLTFFYRYMKELILEKHIYIAMPPLFKITQASNKSKFIYLWTEDELVDYMKKVKTKVEIQRYKGLGEMNAIQLWETTMDPESRKLILVTIDDALAAENAFRTLMGDNAEKRKEWIEENVKFTLEDNNEYVEV; encoded by the coding sequence ATGGCAGAGACAAAAAAAGATTTATTATATACAGAAGATAGCATTCAAGTTTTAGAAGGTTTAGATGCGGTCAGAAAAAGACCTGGAATGTACATCGGTTCAACAGATGTAAAAGGATTACATCATTTAGTATGAGAAATAGTTGATAACTCAATTGATGAGGCATTAGCAGGTGTATGTACAGAAATAAATGTAACTCTTGAAAAAGATGGTTCTATCACAGTTAAAGATAATGGTCGTGGTGTTCCAATTGGAATGTATAAAGGAACCAATAAATCAACTCCTGAAATAATTTTCTCCGTGCTTCATGCTGGTGGTAAATTTGGGGGCGATGGTTACAAAACTTCTGGTGGTTTACATGGTGTTGGTTCATCAGTCGTAAACGCTTTATCAAGTAAGTTTAAAGTAACAATTTATAGAGATGGCGTAATATCAAAAATTAAATTTTCTAAGGGTGGTAAACTATCTCAACCTCTAAAACAAGTAGGAACATCTAAAACTACTGGTACAATGGTTAATTTTACACCAGATGAAACAATATTCTCTACAACAAAATTCTCTTTTTCAACTATATCAGAAAGATTGAAAGAATCAGCTTTACTTAATTCAGGACTAAAACTTACTCTTAAAGACGAAAGAAGCACTAAGTATGTTGAATACAAGTACGAAAACGGATTAATTGAGTTTGTAAATGAATTAAAAGGTCAACAAAAAACCTTGTGTAATCCAATCATAATAAAAGGAAGCGAACTTGACATTGATGTTGAAATAGCTCTTACATATTCAGATGATTTCTCAGAAACAGTTCTTGGATTTGCTAACAACGTTAAAACAAGTGATGGTGGTACACATATTACAGGTTTTAGGTCTGGGTTAATAAAATCACTTAACGAATATGCAAAAAGTCATAGTTTAATTAAAGAAAAAGACAAAAAATTAGATTCATCGGATATTAAAGAAGGGTTAATTGCAGTTGTAACAGTTAAAATTCCTGAAAGTTTAATTCAATATGAAGGTCAAACAAAAGGAAAATTAGGAACTAGCGAAGCTAAACAAGCTTGTGAAAAAATAACAGAACAAAGTTTTAATTTCTGATTACAAGAAAATAAAACAATTGCAATTGCAATTATTGAAAAAGCTCTTTTAGCAAGAAAAGCAAGAGAAGAAGCGAGAAAAGCAAGGCAAGCTATAAGAGATCAAAAAACAAAAACAAAAGGAAAAACAATGCTTGGTAAACTAACACCAGCTCAAGGGAAAAACAAAGCAATTAATGAACTATTCTTAGTTGAGGGTGATTCAGCTGGTGGTAGTGCAAAATCAGGTAGAGATAGAAAATTTCAAGCGATTTTACCACTTAAAGGAAAAGTAATAAATGCAGAAAAAACAAAGTTAGTAGATTTATTAAAAAATGAAGAGATAACTACAATTATTAACGCAATCGGGGCTGGTATTGGAAGTGATTTCGATGTTGAAGATATTAATTATGGAAAAATAATTTTAATGACGGACGCCGATACAGATGGAGCACACATTCAAACATTATTGTTAACATTCTTTTATAGATATATGAAAGAACTTATTTTAGAAAAACACATTTATATAGCAATGCCTCCTTTATTTAAAATCACACAAGCAAGTAACAAAAGTAAATTCATTTATTTATGAACAGAAGATGAATTAGTTGATTATATGAAAAAGGTAAAAACAAAAGTAGAAATTCAAAGATATAAAGGTCTTGGTGAAATGAATGCCATACAACTTTGAGAAACTACAATGGACCCCGAATCAAGAAAATTAATTTTAGTAACAATTGATGATGCATTAGCTGCAGAAAATGCTTTTAGAACATTGATGGGAGATAATGCAGAAAAAAGAAAAGAGTGAATTGAAGAGAATGTTAAATTTACACTAGAAGATAATAATGAATATGTAGAAGTATAA
- the parC gene encoding DNA topoisomerase IV subunit A, with amino-acid sequence MADNKNEKGILNYSLEDLMGDRFGRYAKYIIQERALPDVRDGLKPVQRRVLYAMNEINLTHDKPYKKSARIVGDVIGKYHPHSDTSVYDALVRMSQHWKLNIPLVDMHGNNGSIDGDGAAAMRYTESRLSKTASLLLNDLQKDTVLFAPNFDDSEKEPTVLPGYFPNILVNGATGIAAGYATNMPPHNINEIIDATIFLIKNKKAKITDIAKIIKGPDFPTGAIVMGKEGILNAFETGKGRIILQSKMHQEENAIVIDEIPYEIVKQDLVRKIGDVVDANPQIEVKEVRDETDRTGLRIVIELSPKADYELTRKFLLKNTPLQVSYNYNNVVIVDKQPKQLGIIGILNAYIKHYQEVFTRKTQFDLNKAKKRLEIIEGLIKAISILDEVIKIIRESTNRTDAIQNLVNKYQFSEVQAIAIVDLRLYRLTSTDITKLNEEKEELIGLVSQYEAILNDNKVLNSEIIKQLQDTKKNYGVERRSEVVDEIENIDVEIKKTIVQKNYTVWVSQDGYLKSIEESQLGKFSPDDFKRKPNDIWISQFPASSLDFILLVSSAGTYYSIPVYKITPSKWKEIGMHLNKLATLSGQSEKILAAFVVRDYKNAKQEILLATKKGMIKRTPVEDLETKMFSKSFRIMKLAEDDELVSASLVTSKTKYVTMLTRTGFSVRYDISEIPSAGPNAKGVKSTVVRDEDIIAGKAFDSGDILILTNKGNVKKIKQDLVPIMTRPKRGVRLYPWNKKRDEFATFLYNVNSKDILNILDEEDNLTQLNVNTFKYADLEDVPEDLDMNEILTTTLEKSFIIKNNDIPLPPKSADEEKPKENIIKKPLENKQAKQKSEQTNSKEEKSNIIDNKVTDDNKEDSTQDLKIDFDDLI; translated from the coding sequence ATGGCTGACAATAAAAATGAAAAAGGAATATTGAATTATTCATTGGAAGACTTGATGGGTGATCGTTTTGGACGATATGCTAAATACATTATTCAAGAAAGGGCATTACCAGATGTCAGAGATGGACTAAAACCAGTTCAAAGACGTGTCTTATATGCGATGAATGAAATAAATTTAACGCATGACAAGCCTTATAAAAAATCTGCTCGTATTGTTGGTGATGTTATTGGTAAATATCATCCACACAGTGATACATCAGTATATGATGCATTAGTTCGTATGAGTCAACATTGAAAATTAAATATACCATTAGTTGATATGCACGGTAATAATGGTTCAATTGATGGTGATGGTGCTGCTGCAATGCGTTATACTGAATCAAGATTGTCAAAAACAGCTAGTTTATTATTAAATGACCTTCAAAAAGATACAGTTTTGTTTGCACCAAACTTTGATGATTCTGAAAAAGAACCAACAGTTTTACCAGGATACTTTCCAAATATCTTGGTTAACGGTGCTACTGGAATTGCTGCTGGTTATGCTACAAATATGCCTCCACATAATATCAATGAAATTATTGATGCCACTATATTCTTAATTAAAAACAAAAAAGCTAAAATCACTGATATTGCAAAAATTATTAAAGGTCCTGATTTTCCAACAGGAGCAATTGTTATGGGTAAAGAAGGTATTTTAAATGCTTTTGAAACCGGAAAAGGGAGAATAATTTTACAATCAAAAATGCATCAAGAGGAAAATGCAATTGTGATTGATGAAATTCCCTATGAAATTGTAAAACAAGATTTAGTTAGAAAAATAGGTGACGTTGTAGACGCTAACCCTCAAATAGAAGTAAAAGAAGTTAGAGACGAAACAGATAGAACTGGTTTAAGAATAGTTATTGAATTATCTCCTAAAGCAGATTATGAATTAACACGAAAATTTTTATTGAAAAATACACCATTACAGGTTTCTTATAATTACAATAATGTTGTTATAGTTGATAAACAACCTAAACAACTTGGAATTATTGGAATTCTTAATGCTTACATTAAACATTACCAAGAAGTATTTACAAGAAAAACACAATTTGATTTAAATAAAGCAAAGAAAAGACTTGAAATAATAGAAGGCTTGATAAAAGCTATCTCAATTCTTGATGAAGTGATTAAAATAATTCGTGAATCAACCAACAGAACTGATGCTATACAAAATTTAGTAAATAAATATCAATTCAGTGAAGTTCAAGCAATTGCAATCGTTGATTTGAGATTATATCGTTTAACTTCAACAGATATCACAAAACTTAATGAGGAAAAAGAAGAGTTAATAGGATTAGTTTCACAATACGAAGCAATTTTAAATGATAACAAAGTTTTAAATTCAGAAATTATCAAACAATTGCAAGACACTAAGAAAAATTATGGTGTCGAGAGAAGAAGTGAAGTTGTAGATGAAATCGAAAATATCGATGTTGAAATTAAAAAAACAATCGTTCAAAAGAACTATACAGTTTGAGTTTCACAAGATGGATATCTAAAATCGATTGAGGAATCACAACTTGGAAAATTCTCTCCAGATGACTTTAAAAGAAAACCTAATGATATTTGAATATCACAGTTTCCAGCATCTAGTTTAGATTTCATTTTATTAGTATCAAGTGCTGGGACTTACTATTCTATACCTGTTTATAAAATAACTCCAAGTAAGTGAAAAGAAATTGGTATGCACCTTAATAAGTTAGCAACATTAAGTGGTCAATCTGAAAAAATCTTAGCAGCTTTTGTGGTTAGAGATTATAAAAATGCAAAACAAGAAATATTATTAGCCACTAAAAAAGGGATGATCAAACGAACACCTGTTGAAGATTTAGAAACAAAGATGTTCTCAAAATCATTTAGAATAATGAAATTAGCAGAAGATGATGAATTAGTTTCTGCATCACTTGTTACTTCTAAAACTAAATATGTGACTATGTTAACTAGAACTGGTTTTTCTGTTAGATATGATATTTCTGAAATTCCAAGTGCTGGTCCTAATGCAAAAGGGGTTAAATCAACGGTTGTAAGGGATGAAGACATAATTGCAGGGAAGGCATTTGACTCAGGAGATATCTTAATCCTAACAAATAAAGGAAATGTTAAAAAAATTAAACAAGATTTAGTTCCTATAATGACAAGACCAAAAAGAGGTGTTAGGTTATATCCTTGAAACAAAAAACGTGATGAGTTTGCAACATTTCTATATAACGTAAATTCAAAAGATATTTTAAACATTTTAGATGAGGAAGATAACCTTACCCAATTAAATGTAAATACTTTCAAATACGCTGATCTAGAAGATGTTCCAGAAGACTTAGACATGAATGAAATTTTAACAACAACCTTGGAAAAATCATTTATCATTAAAAACAATGATATACCGTTACCTCCAAAATCAGCAGACGAAGAAAAACCTAAGGAAAATATTATAAAAAAACCTTTAGAAAATAAACAAGCAAAACAAAAATCAGAACAAACAAACTCTAAGGAAGAAAAATCAAATATTATTGACAATAAAGTAACTGATGATAATAAAGAAGATTCAACTCAAGACTTAAAAATAGATTTTGATGATTTAATTTAA